catgcgagttcgaccgagcaatgctctaacactattggTGCTAGTAAGAGGAATATATCTAATTGGGATGTTGTCATCCAAATAATgcaaaaaaaattagaattagCATCTCGAAAAAGGAAGTTTCTAAACAAAGCCGAGAGGGTGACTTTAATCAAAATCTCACTAGCAAATCTAGCAGTATACTTCTTGTCACTGTATTACCTACCAGTTGTCGTGGTAAAGAAGCTGAACACTATTATTGAGAAAGTTCTTATCTGGGAGGATGAGAATAACAAGAAGACGAGTTAGGTATCTTGGAAGAAAGTTTGTAAGCCTAGGAAGAAAAAAGGATTTGGAATCAGGAACATGAGATCTTTATTGACTAAATTGCATGGAAGGTACTGCAATGAAAAACAACTTGGTGGAGGAAAATACTTTGTGAGGAAACAAAGGCTGGTGAGTTATGTTTGGTGCTTATTCAGACCAATGAGACAATACGAAGAAGTATGTGGTTTAAAATTTTGAAAGATAATAAAGATTTCTTTGATTCTGTTACTATTCAGGTGAATAGTGAGAGAAATACAACATTTTGGCATGACTGGTGGATTGAGAATAGAATTTTCAAGGAAACATATCCAAGACTATACAGAATTAGTGGGCAAGAAATTCGAGTCTGTTGTTAATATGAAGAACACTACATGGAATTTCTTTTTTTTACAGGGACCTATATCCGGCTGAAAGAATTGATTTGTTAGAGATCAAGCATGACATCAGGAATGTGACTCTAGTTCAAGATGAAGAAGACACAATAGATGGAGAGTGTGCTGCAAAAATATCTACCGTAGACTCGCTGCTTCCGATAAAGTTTGGGATTTCTGGAAGATCGTGTCAAGAAAGTTTGCTCATCCAAAGGTGTTATTTATCATTTGGGCGTCACTGCACATTTCAATTCCGACTAGGATTATGTTGCAAAACAGAGCAACTGGGATTCTTTCAAATTCGGTTTTACTCTATTACACTGAAGCAGAAACATTGGATCATCTGTTCATGCAGTGCGGTTGGGTGAAACACTTATGTGATATTTTTATCTCTTCTTTGTAAGTGATGTGGGTTATGCCTAATGAATTCAAAGACTTGATGTTGAGTTGGAGAATTGACAGAAATTCGAAAGAGGGAGAATAGTATGACAGCTGCTACCATTTGCTATTAGCTGGGAATTATGGATGAAAAGAAATGGAAGGGTACATGGAGGAAGAGCTAGGTATAAAGTCAATTTGATGCATGCGGCTGAGTTGGACATATGCTTCTGGAGTTCAGATTTAGATATCTTCAAAAAATTCTTTATGAATCAAACTATTTATCACGGAAATACATCATTATTATGTAGCTTTGGCTTTTTTCTTTCAATTGAGGTCTTTTAACCAATATGTAAATACCTTTTCccatttctttatatccttcctaattattttttttttaaaaaatagttATAACAAAGGATAACTTACTTTTACCAATGACAAAACAGTGAATCTATAAATACTACTccttccgttactttttaataggccagttctttttttttgaaaaaattaaggaaactaagagaactaattattgaaagtggtcctctaaacacttgtcaataaaagaagtgaagtgaaatggtctccatgacacttgtcatccaaagaaataagtgaaatggtccacataacacttgtcatcaaaagaagttaaaagaaaagtggtcccataaaattaaagtaacatttgactttctcaattaaaaaactggcctatttttttgaaatatttatttataaaaactggcctattaaaaagtaacggaggaagTATATAATTTATAACCATAATAATATATAACACAACAAATCATTATTACaaagttttttcttttggaaGAAAAAGTTTATATCAAGAGAAAAAACTATTTACGAAGACTATATAGTTACATAAACCATATAAGTCAAATTACATACTCATAGGAGTTCCCCAATTGTTTAAGATGTGTGCAAAGCCGACAAACTTAAAGATTCATTTGTCGCAGCTCCAAAGAGCTATAGTCTGCTTGATTAATACAATGATTAATTATTATTACAAGGTGCAAGTAAGTGcggttattttttgttttctctgcGCGCCACAAGTCCTAGCCCTAAAACTTCGAGGAAAGTGAACGTTGAAGTgataagaaatatatatagaagATGAAACCGAACGTTGAAGTCATTACAAGGTACAAGTAAGTGtggttattttttgttttttgtgcgCGCCACAAGTCCTAGCCCTAAAACTCCGTGGAAACTGAACGTTGAAGagataagaaatatatatagaagATGAAACTGAACATTGAGGagataagaaatatatatagaagATTATATGTAATACCATACTAGTACCGTATTTTTACGGAAATTTCATATATATCCTATGTAACAGGTCTGAcgtatttttaaaatatgttaaagtttgcgggcatccaactcaaaatcaatcggcaatgagtggagtgaccCTTCCATATTATTAAGTTAATTATGAAGAATCTAGCGATGTAAGACTACGGTACTTTCACAAAACAACACCCACATACAATGTAAAATTCATTAGAACCTACCAATGGCATCCATGTCCAGTCCACTGATATGCGAGTCGCAGTCGCACGCACATCCACCAAAAAACCGCATGGGCGGCATCAGGATACATTTTGGTTCTACATTTCTAATCTGGTAGTCACCTGATTGCTGCTTATTCTAGGAACTAATCTGGTTCTGCAGTTCTGATCATGTTTGATACCAGGAATTAACAGGATGGAAAGTAACGCGAGGAAAAGCAGATTTAACGAATTAAACTGCTCAAACTAATAGTCAAATATTGTATCTGTACTTAAGTGCCCACCAACAAAAAACACTAAGATAATGATAATAATTCTACAGAAAAATGAATAAACAAGGTTAGCTCAACAACTTCACCAAGGCTACATTCCTCATGACATTCTACAAGCGCCCGTGACGTTATAGTTTATCCCCACCATCGTTTAACCGGGCTTGTTAATTTTCTACTCGTAACACCAAGAAGGAAAAAACATTGATCTACATCTGAGACTAGGGAAGATCAATGCGACATCTCCTCTCTTGTTGCCAAATGCACAGAATACGCCTATGCTCGTCTCCCATGGAATGTTTTCGtattcatttttcaaactatGCCACCACACAAGACTAATTGGAACTCAAATTCATGCATTATTTCTAAAATGAGGTCAAATAACATTTAAATCTTGCCTCTCTATTTTACCTCACGGGTAGTTTAGGAAAGATCTATATTTTCATATGCTCGAATATATAATGAACATGCAACACCGAGTCATCAAAAGATTTAATTACGCAACCGCATATAAAAACAGATATTTATAACTACTTAACCAATCAAACAAAAATGAATACTACTATGAATATCAGACTATCTCGAAGAAGAGTGATGTCATATTCAGTACATTTACTCACAATGTAACTCAATTCATGGTACATCTTAACCGACAGAACCCGACAATTTCTGGAACCAACTCAAGTACTTACACTTACAAATGTACGACTATGATTAAACAATTCAAACAACCACAACCGGATCTTAAGCTCTCGATATAATCCCATCAGATCCGCTTCTTACAACAAAATAACAGCCCAACAAGAAAAATTTAAAAAGCCGGCGCAGAACAAATCGGGAAAAAAACCCTTAAATAAATCCTCTGTATAACGCGTATtctcttcttcattttattttcttctgcTGAATAGATCCAGCTCAGAGCTTGCTTTTGCCCTAGTTTCTTCAGCTCCGGTTTTCCCCGATCTGATCAATCAAAGGGTCTTCAATACAGATCCAGAGCTGTCAATCGGAGCGGTCGAGAACCGGAATCATCGGTAAAAgatctgattttttttattttttgaattttcctGGTTTTTTTTAGGCTAATTTGAGCTGTTGAAGTCATAATCAGTGATAGAAAATGAATGGGTTATCTTGAATAATATAATTAAGAAGTGGGTGGTTGTTAATTAGATCTGAAATTAATAGTAGTGAGAATCACAGTAGTGAGAAAATGTCAATTAGGAAGGCACTTGGAGCTGTAAAAGATCAAACAAGTATTGGTATAGCAAAAGTAGCAAGTAATACAGCACCAGATCTAGAAGTAGCAATTGTCAAAGCAACAAGTCATGATGATGATCCAGCTTCTGAGAAATACATAAGAGAGATTTTGCATCTAACATCTTATTCAAGAGGTTATGTTAATGCTTGCGTAGCTACTGTATCTAAAAGATTAGGTAAAACTCGGGATTGGATCGTTGCGTTGAAAGCATTAACACTTGTTCATAGGTTATTAAGTGAGGGTGATCCTGTTTTCCAGCAAGAGATATTGTATGCGACAAGGAAAGGGACTAGGTTGTTGAATATGTCGGATTTTAGGGATGAGGCACATTCCAATTCGTGGGATCATTCCGCATTTGTCCGTACTTATGCACTTTATCTTGATCAGAAGCTTGAGTTTCTAATGTATGAGAAGAaacaaggtggtggtggtgggggtcGTGGGGAGGATGATAGGTTTGATCGAAGAGAGGATCGGTTCAGGTCACCACCGCCGAGGTCTTATCATGACTCTGGGTATGGTGATTTTAGAGATGATTCTGGTTATGGTGGTGGGTATGGGTCTGGGTCGAGACCGCCGCAGAGATCAAGGTCTTTTGGTGATGTAAATGAAGCTAGTCAGGGCAGAGGTGATAAGAAGCCAGTCACTCCACTTAGGGAAatgaaaccagaaagggttttaGGTAAAATGAATCAGCTCCAAAGGCTTCTCGATCGCTTTTTAGCTTGTCGTCCTACTGGTACCGCCAAGAACAATAGAATGGTGTTGGTTGCAACTTACCAGATTGTTAAGGAAAGTTTTCAGCTTTATGCTGATATATGTGAGGTATTGGCTGTATTACTTGACAAATTCTTTGATATGGAGTACGCTGAATGTGTCAAGGCATTTGAATCTTATGCTAGTGCAGCAAAGCAGATTGACGAGCTAGTTTTGTTCTATGGTTGGTGTAAGGATACAGGTGTAGCTAGGTCTTCAGAGTACCCAGAAGTTCAGAGGATTACTGATAAACTCTTGGAGACTCTAGAAGAGTTCATGAGAGATAGAGCAAAGAGACCAAAGAGCCCTGAGAAACGAGAAGAAACTCCACCGCCTCCAGAGGAGGAACCTGTCCCTGACATGAATGAGATAAAGGCACTTCCAGCTCCAGAGACTTAtactccgccaccaccaccaccgcctgaACCTAAACCAGAACCACCTCAGCCTAAAAAGCAGGACACAGGGGATCTGTTGAATTTAAGTGAGAATGCTATTTCAGCCGATGATCAATCAAATAGCTTAGCCCTAGCATTGTTCTCTGGACCAGCCACTACTAATGGAAACGGTTCCTGGGAAGCATTCCCATCAAATGGGCAATCTGAAGTAACCTCAGCGTGGCAAAACCCAGCAGCTGAGGCTGGTAAAGCAGATTGGGAATTAGCACTTGTTGAAACAGCTAGTGGTTTATCTAGACAGAAGGCAGCATTAGGCGGAGGGTTAGACCCGTTACTTTTAAACGGAATGTATGATCAGGGAGCAGTGAGACAACATGTGAGCACTTCTCAACTGACTGGAGGAAGTGCCAGTAGTGTGGCATTGCCGTTGCCTGCGAGGAATGGGACTCCTGTACTGGCTTTGCCTGCTCCAGATGGCACAGTGATGCCCGTTAACCAGGATCCGTTTGCAGCATCATTAGTTGTACCTCCACCATCATATGTGCAAATGGCAGATATAGAGAAGAAACAACACCTTCTACTGCAAGAACAGCAATTGTGGCAGAATTATGCGAAGAATGGAATGCAAGGTCAAGCTAGTTTGGCCAGGATGAATCCCGGTGTTGCTCCTGGTATGAATCCGTATGGGATGCCACCCACCAACGGAATGGGACAAGGTGGATACTACTACCCTCCATACTGATTTTTTTCCCCTTGTTTTTACATGTATGAATTATTAGTCGAAGATGATGCTGAAACTCTTttacatt
This genomic stretch from Papaver somniferum cultivar HN1 chromosome 5, ASM357369v1, whole genome shotgun sequence harbors:
- the LOC113282802 gene encoding probable clathrin assembly protein At4g32285; translation: MSIRKALGAVKDQTSIGIAKVASNTAPDLEVAIVKATSHDDDPASEKYIREILHLTSYSRGYVNACVATVSKRLGKTRDWIVALKALTLVHRLLSEGDPVFQQEILYATRKGTRLLNMSDFRDEAHSNSWDHSAFVRTYALYLDQKLEFLMYEKKQGGGGGGRGEDDRFDRREDRFRSPPPRSYHDSGYGDFRDDSGYGGGYGSGSRPPQRSRSFGDVNEASQGRGDKKPVTPLREMKPERVLGKMNQLQRLLDRFLACRPTGTAKNNRMVLVATYQIVKESFQLYADICEVLAVLLDKFFDMEYAECVKAFESYASAAKQIDELVLFYGWCKDTGVARSSEYPEVQRITDKLLETLEEFMRDRAKRPKSPEKREETPPPPEEEPVPDMNEIKALPAPETYTPPPPPPPEPKPEPPQPKKQDTGDLLNLSENAISADDQSNSLALALFSGPATTNGNGSWEAFPSNGQSEVTSAWQNPAAEAGKADWELALVETASGLSRQKAALGGGLDPLLLNGMYDQGAVRQHVSTSQLTGGSASSVALPLPARNGTPVLALPAPDGTVMPVNQDPFAASLVVPPPSYVQMADIEKKQHLLLQEQQLWQNYAKNGMQGQASLARMNPGVAPGMNPYGMPPTNGMGQGGYYYPPY